The sequence GCAGTAGCAGCCTCTTTCCAAAACCCTACATTCAGTCCTGGTAGAGATAGGAGATCGGAGGTTAACACAAACAGGTACAAAGCCAACAGAGGATTCTCGGGTCCAATCATATCAATAATTCCAGATGAAGCTCGAAGAAAGTCTAGCAAGAACGGAGGGTTTGAAACACAAGAACCCACTTCACCAAAAGTCTCATGCATGGGCCAAATTAAGCACAAGAAACAGATCAAGAAAGCTAAGCGTGCCACGCCGCCACGGCCTCAAGAATCGAAACCCGTGACAACAACAACgatgttttcttcttcttctttttctcctcctgAGCTAAAGAATACTAACAAGCATGCCTCGGCGTTTATGAGAATCTTTACTGGTGCAAAACCACCGAGAAGTAACAAAAATGGTGGTTTTGCTGATAAGCCTGATGGGGTTGTTCCTGAAGATATTGAAGTGCCTTCTTTGTGTCAGATGAAGAGGTTTGCGAGTGGACGTAATTCATTGAGTGATTTTGATTGGACGGCTCAGATTTCACTGGTGGATAAGGATATCCTGAAGTATTACTCGGATGAAGAGAGAGGGGAgagtgatgaagaagaagaagagatgagAATTCCTTTCTCTGCACCTATGATGATTGGTGGGGGAGTGCCTTTGCAGccaagaaaagaaattaatctATGGAAGAGAAGAACCATGAGTCCACCTACACCTCTTCAATTAAATCCCTTGGTCAAAGCAAATTGATAGAGTAAttttctcagttttttttttttttttgggtggggtgGGTTTTGTTTAGATTTGTTGCTTTACATCAATTGATTGTGCAAATATGTGAATGTGATGAAATTTGTAGAACACTGTAATTAATTTGGTGCAAAATTCTGATGGAATTTGAAGTAAAGTGTAATACGCATGATGCCCATCTACAATTTATTCCTGCATAGATGAATGTTAAAACACATGTTTTCTGTACGGTATTGGTGATTCTTTCATTTTGAGCTTTGGGATGTGCTACCTTGAGATTTTTTAGGTGATTTCAAATGCATATTGTTTGAAAGGAAAATCAGAAAATATCTCCAAATCTAACTTTTGAGTTATGACCCGTGGCATCATTATTATGGATATTCAGTCACTACTCAGCCAACCAAAGGTAGTGAAAGTGGGGCCCAATATTAAGGCAGTACAAAGTGatgatttctatttttagaGGATCGTTTTCAGTCACTACTCAGCCAAATAAAGGTAATGAAAGTGGGGGCCAATTTTTAGGTAGTAAAAGCGATTGGTTTCTATAATTTAATACTACTCGCAAATTTGACACAATTAATTTACTTATAAATGGATTATAAGTTGAGATTAATTTAGTTTGGGTCATATTAGGGTTGATATAGCTAATCTATTTAATAAATGAACTGTATTCGTGTTCATCATGTGAACTCATTTGACTCGTTTAACTTATAAATGTATTAacttttgttattattacttaaattatttatggttgtaattatatgtttattgctatatttataattacaattttattttaattttaaatatataaaaattgataatatgTTATTTAGATCAGAAATGACCTATTTATCAAATAGGTTATCAAATGGGCCATTTGtattaatatttacataactttttaattaaatagattAAACATGTCGTGTTGAGttaacttgtttaataaatatgtcGTGTTAAGGTCAAGGATTTTTAACATGTTTACTAAATAGGTTGGATTTAGGTCAACCCATATAGTTGAATACTCATAACTCAATATGAATCGAACTCGACAAGTAAACACAAAATTGCCAcccttaatatattttttaatttccaaaatttttttgtgaggTTTATGTGTGTTTTCAATTCTTTGTCAAAAAATGTGTGTTTTCAATTCTTTAGTTTAGGGTGCCGTCAGTGCTAGGTCACATTTTGCATTGCATAGGAAAATATATTTGCAAACACACgcaaacacaataatatcaAACGAAGTTGAACCTAGTACCTacccaaagaaagaaaaagaaaaattgaaattatatcTGAAGGCGGTAAGAATTTGGACTTGAGCAAGCCCTAGCTAGAGCCAtaaaaaaagacaacaaaaaaaaaattatataaattaaatcttggtttgaaagaattttcaattttgtagtCTGTACACAGCGGCAAGCCGGCCATGACAAAGTTGGGCACAACAAATGTACCTGCCAATGACATTGTgcaaagtaaaaattaaataataaaacaaggACGGAGCCTTCGGGTCatgaaaaaattatgagaataaagaatataaaaaggCGTTGGACCCCAATAATATTGGGCCACAATTTGGACCTAGTCCAATgaaaatacaatacaatataTACAACACAACACTGCGTGAGAATTGAGAAGTTTTCTTGTTGCCAAATGCCAACCCTTGATGATCCCTTCCAAGCTTAAAAATACTATTATAACTATTCTGCTATACTTAATAAACTAAGAGAAATGCTATCAGATACTTTTATTACAATGgttaataatcaatttaaaaaaaaaaaaaaaaatttatgggaaaaaaaaaattaattttttgatagtttttttcattttccataaaaattgtgtcaaaacTTTCATAAAGTGAATTGTTAACCATTGTCCTAAGAGCATCCGTTAGTATAACCCCTAAACTAAATCTACTAATTTCTACAATTTTGTCCACAACTCGCGTAACGAGTTGTAAATGACGAGTGCATGTGAGTTCACAACAGGGACGGACCCAGGTGGGGGCCAAGGGGACCTGACCCCcctatccattttttttttttttttttatagttattatatatatcatttttgtaGTTGGACCCTTTTCCAAAATCTTAAGTCTCTTTCTCCTCAATAAGTCTAGCTAGCTTCACCTAAATAGCAACTATccaactcaaaaacttaacaaaaataataaaaacattcaaaatggtaattgtattttagccccaaaaaatatatatatttatattttaccaccaaaaaccaaaaaatcatgtgttattggataagctaaagctaaattttttgcaactacagtaaactagtataaataccaATTAACTgtaacaagttgttaaaaataaaaataatattttattaagattataccTGTTcgttcaattaaaaaactcaaattctctctttctttactattttaatGAGTTGCTTATATTactttaaatgaagtgataaaaaaatagaacatttgatattgggtgtattgtaaagtgaggtagtaaaataaataaagtactTTTTTGaggtgttaaaagctaaaatttttagcaccaccactGTAAATACTttaacttcaaccaaaaaaaaaaaaaaaatagcctagtattaaaaaaaaattattttgtttttgtttttgcctttGTTGATAAATGATTgtatcttaatgtatttagaaacaatgattttaagtatttatattttttttaatattatatggatgcctatttggagtgttttattattattattattattattattattttgagtccTTTATACTCCGGTCCCGCTAGCTTAAAATCATAAATCCGTTCCTTGTTCACAATTTCATCACACATAAGTTGTCACGTGTATAAGTTGTGACAAAGTTGTTAAAATAGTTGTGGTACCAAGACTTACTCTACCTCATAAGCCCTGCTCTATAGGACTCAGCTCGTTATTTCCAACATTTTGGAAGCTTCAAATGTGAAtgattttcatgcaaaaattcACTCAGTTTTAGATGAACCTTCCGCTTGACCCGGATTTAACGAGCGGGGACTGTAAAATCTGTTACTTTGAGAGTCGAGTCACTCAAATTTCTCCAAGAGAAGGTGCCCAAGCCATACATTCGTCAACATAATTTGGTAATTGTAACAACACCGTCTCGGCAAAGGAAGCGAGAAATAGTCTTATAATCACGGCTATATGGATCAAACACTAGTGGACCTCGCATTGTGCACACATCTTAaggttgaataaaataatgacaacaagtttgtgggaaaaaataaataaataaataaataaaaatcatcaaaagCCTTACAAGTTTAGATAAAGTTTGTTTATCTTTTGAAGATCAAAGTATAGATGAAATTGTAGTGCTTGGGTTTGTGggaatatatatgactaaaaattattatgtaacgtctataatattttcataacaaattatagatggTGAATTGTTACTGGATCAAATCTGGACTGACTATTAATTATTGAAATCACATTTTTGCTCATAAGTAATAGTCAGTAACAGtttgccacttaaaatttgtcataaaattattgtaaaaatattatgaacttatcatttttctttcaaaatttatctcacatattatttttttcaaaaaagtaaTCAAAACCCGCTTATTCTCTATCACAATGAGCCAGAGCCCGCTTGATATAAGTGGGCTTTCGCTCATTGTTATACTGGACCCACTCCTCCGTCTTATTTTGTTTGGGTGTGGGGGTGTTTATTGGGCTAGTATAGTTTGTTTTGCTGTTGTTGTACTTTTTGTTGTTTAACGAGATTGGCCAttataaataagaaagaaataaaaataaaattatgttgCGGATATATGAATACATTGTGAAAAAGATTTTACATATaagctttttttgtttttgttttttcatatataagCTTTAATTCCAAAGAAAGGGAGACAAAGATTCAAAGTTGAAACTACTAGCCTCTATTTCATAGAACGTGCTATCCAATAAAATTAGAACCAATtattccctttttctctttaaaacaaaataaccattctttttttttttttctctaaaaaaaaaaaccataaaacttCTAATAAAATAGCTTTATGGATCCTTGTTAAAAGCAAAGTGTCAGCCCATGATAAAAAATGAATCACATTATTAAATCTATCATTTATGTAAAAGTTAGGCTACTTCATAAAAGATTGCCACCTAATTTTTGGTCATCcttatcttctttattttgttttctctctcattctctttccctaaaaaaatacaacttttcCTTGGATAGGAATCAACTATTGTAATATAGTTCTTCTGTATAGTTTTAAGTTTGAGTGTCCCTTTCTTTTAGAACTGGTATGGTCACCACCACCATGGCCATATATAACCGTAGGACCCCAGCAGATTGAATTGCTTGCAAGAGAATCCCTCTTATTAGGAGGTACTTCACATCTTTGAAATTGCTATATAACCCAGAAATACAACCTTGTCAATATTAAGTTATTTACACCCTAGCTATTGAACAAGGtgttcatgtaaaaaaaaaaaattgcacttaAAATTAATTCAACGAAATGGCTATGGTAGTGAAGCCTGTCGAAAATGAAGAAGGTGATAGATTTTATCATCAATAAATAAACTCCACGACCTCTGGTTCTGGCTCAACATTTTGTCTTATACTGtgtggccttttttttttcttttttttttgagaaacaaacatcaaaatttcaaaagattAATTTAGTAATTTGAAATATTCAGAATTTTCCCGAATTCCTCCATACAATTTTTGGTGTCTGACAATTTAATAACGGGTTTTCTCATCTTCTACAACACCAAGACTTGTTGCTTATTCTAATACAGGAGCTCCAAAGTCCAAATTGAAGCTACTGGGGCTACTTTTCTTGCTTTTACTTAGATATTCTCTTCTTGGAGTAAGCGTTATTCttgttaaaatttagaaaaattatgaagaaataaaaggaagtCAGTGAGAAAATTATCATGGTATTAAATGGTTaggtctttttttattatttttttttattttatacaagatagaatttctactcgaacctaatctaaatgtatacgTGTGTGAAGCTTCGTTTTGGAGACTTAACCCTTAGTCTTGCCCCTCACACCTCTCAAGcgcttatacttgtagagtgactaCTGTACCAAAGGTGCGTGGTGATAAAATGGTTAGGTCTTAATAACCTGCCTTTATAGCAAAAAATGCTGAAGAGTTGCTAGATCTTTATTATTGAATTCTTCCGTTACAATGTATCTATTGGATTAACCCTAGAGTTGTAGTGCTATATATACAACCTGTACAATTAGAACTAAAACCTTTACTACAATTTTGACTAGGATAATACAATGGACTCAAAACCTGAATCAATATTTCCAATGATTCTAACTAGTTACATGGAAGATTAATAAGATATTTGCTCGCACTATCCTTCTTCACATTCCACATCATTTCAATGAACCAGCTTGCCTCGACTCTGTGAGGACAATGCGTGAATGTATGGTGGAAGGGTAGGTCCTTCCCCTTTCAATAAAGTAGTGTCAATTACAGCCCAATCTAATAGCCAACTTATATATAAACTCATccaaagttcaatttttttttctttgtgggaCTCATTGATTTCACTACTTTAAACCATGTTCAAACAAGCAAAATTAGGAGTCGATTTTTCATTAACTCCATAGTGGTTTTGGGGCAAAAGACCATGACCATTAGGAGGAGCCGAAGAGGAGGCACTTGTTAAACCGCCTCAATGGATCATTAGAGTACTCAGAATATAAGGTTATAAGGGAATTTGTGATTATAAGAAAATGATTGGAGGAAGACTGATGGAAGCTAAAGAGACTATTACAAGGTCAATGTTCCTAAAACTCTACATGATGAGAGATGCGCAGGCATTTGGTTATGAGGTCATAGCAACAATAACCCTTTTTGATAAGCCATAACCAAGGAAGCAATATAGAGGTTCAAATTTGGAACATTCATATAAAAAAGGGTGACAGTAAGTACGACTAAAAACACAGAGTGAAGAGTAGTTAGTTAGGGACTTAACCGTGAAgaagctctttttcttttttttctttttttgtgtgtgtgtgaatagTTGGTGAAAGAACACAATTAAATAGTGTGAACAGTAGTAAGGGTAGTTTTACCCCCACAACCATTTATGAATAAATACAAAGATGAGAAAAGctctaaaaatatctaaaatatgtCAGTTTTTGCATTTTGCACATTTTATCCATTGGGAGGTATAAGGGCAAGAATGATGTTGGTGGTGTTTTAGAACCTATTAGCAATGCATGAGAGTGTGTGAACCCTTAGAATTCACTAAAGTTTGACACGGTCGATAAATCTACCTATTTAAAATTGGTTTTGATGGCTATAAAtatacacccccccccccaaaaaaaaacctgggATGCACAGACGCGGCTCCCAGGCCGGCGCACCCGCGTCCGACGCGGCAGGACGCCGCAGACCACACGTCCGTCCCGCGTCGTGCCGCGTCGCACCACGTGGCGGATCCCGACTCGGGCCGACGCGGCCAAAGTCGGCGCCGACGCGGCAGAAATCAGCGCCGACGCGGCCGAAATCGGGCCGACTCGGTCCGTATCGACCGAAACGGTCGAGTCAggccgaaattcaaaaaaaaaaaaggtgcaaacGCACCGTTTGACTTAAGGGGTCTTAACCTAAATACCCAGACCCCTTAAGTCACTCACACTTCATCCAAATCTCCTCTCTCACTCCTGTCCCTCATCTCCCTGCCTTCTCTGTGTGCTTCACTGCTTCGTCCCTCATCTCTGTGTGCTCCGTCCATAGTGATTGCTGTGTGCACACTGCACTGCTTCAGCCTTTAGGTGTGCTCTCTCTgctcttttcttgaatttttattctttgttctttacgatttctctctttcaaattgcTTAGAAATAAATTTGTGAATCTGAAAATTTATGTGCTTGACTGCTTGCTgtgtttttttgcttgttttttcaattcttgtGGGAGTTAAAGGGTTTTGTTAACctatgatttgtgatttgtggtttgtgggagttaaagggttctgtgttttttttgttgtgaacctggttgctgtgttttttttactgtgaacttggtttgatttatcattaatttatttagttaatagttattatttgtaggttatttgtgggagttaaagggttttttttggttttgtggttttgtgtttttttgctgTGAAGTTCACAGTGTGAACCTGGCTGCTGTGTTTTGTTGCTGTGAACTTGGTTTGATTTATCATTAATTTGTAGGTTAAATTGAATCTATTGAATTTACAATGGACGAAGTTAATAGCACAGAAAGTTCACAAGAGATGTCAAATGCTGAATCCCCTCTTTGGCAGTATGTGACTAAAGTAGAAAAACCAGCTGGTGCATCTGTGAAATCTGGTGGAAACACATATTTTAAGTGCAACTATTGTGATATAGTTTTTATGGGATCCTATTCTAGGGTTAAGGctcatttattacaaatttctgGCAAAGGTATTAGAGCATGCCGTAATGTGTCAAAGAGCCATAGGTTGGAAATGCAGCGAATGCATGATCAAGTTGAGGCTAATAAGTTAGAGCAAGAACAGAGAAGTCATATTCCCTTACCCCCACCTCCCCCAGGCCGTGGGATACCTATTTCCCCATTTCGGAGACAAGAAGGGAGTGATAGTAGTCATAGTACAAATCTGGTTGATGCTAAGAGGAGGAAGGTGACTATGAATACTACTTTGGAGAAAGCATTTCAGAATAATGCTAGACATGATTTAGATAGTAGAATTGCTAGGATGTTTTACACCGGTGGGCTTCCGTTTAACTTTGCAAGGAACCCACATTATCGTAGTTCCTATGCATTTGCTGCTACTCATAGCATTCCGGGTTATCTTCCTCCTGGATACAATGCTTTGAGAACAACACTTTTGCAAAAGGAAAGAGCTCATGTTGAAAGACTCTTGAAACCAATTAAGGACTCTTGGCTTGAAAATGGTGTAAGTATAGTTTCTGATGGATGGTCAGATCCACAAAGGAGGCCTCTTATTAATGTTATGGCTGTATCAGATGGGGGTCCAGTATTTATAAAGGCAATTGATGGGTCAGGTGAGTTCAAAGATAAGCATTACATTGCTGGGGTGTTGAAGGATGCTATCAAAGAGATTGGACATGAAAAAGTTGTCCAAGTCATCACTGataatgcaaatgtgatgaAGGCTGCTGGAGCTCTTATTGAGGGTGAGtatccaaaaatattttggacaccTTGTGTTGTCCACACTCTCAATCTAgctttgaagaatatttgtGCAGCAAAAAACACTGAAAAGAATGAAGTTACATATGAGGAATGTAGTTGGATTACACGTGTTGCTGATGATGCATCCTTCATACGTGTTTTTATCATGAACCATTCTATGAGGTTGGcaatgtttaatgaattttgtcCATTAAAATTGCTCCAAGTTGCTGATACTAGGTTTGCTTCGGTGGTTGTAACATTGAAAAGgttgaagttgataaaaagatGCCTTCAAGCCATGGCTATTAGTGACCAATGGGCTTCTTATAGGGAGGATGACGTTGGAAAAGCTCAAAAGGTGAAAGATATGATTCTAAGTGATCTTTGGTGGGATAATATTGATTATATCCTTGAATTCACGGCACCCATTTATGATATGCTACGAATAGCCGACACAGATAAGCCTTGTCT is a genomic window of Quercus lobata isolate SW786 chromosome 2, ValleyOak3.0 Primary Assembly, whole genome shotgun sequence containing:
- the LOC115977768 gene encoding uncharacterized protein At1g76070 — encoded protein: MEKQSKPKNKILKFLPRAASAVAASFQNPTFSPGRDRRSEVNTNRYKANRGFSGPIISIIPDEARRKSSKNGGFETQEPTSPKVSCMGQIKHKKQIKKAKRATPPRPQESKPVTTTTMFSSSSFSPPELKNTNKHASAFMRIFTGAKPPRSNKNGGFADKPDGVVPEDIEVPSLCQMKRFASGRNSLSDFDWTAQISLVDKDILKYYSDEERGESDEEEEEMRIPFSAPMMIGGGVPLQPRKEINLWKRRTMSPPTPLQLNPLVKAN
- the LOC115959595 gene encoding uncharacterized protein LOC115959595, which produces MDEVNSTESSQEMSNAESPLWQYVTKVEKPAGASVKSGGNTYFKCNYCDIVFMGSYSRVKAHLLQISGKGIRACRNVSKSHRLEMQRMHDQVEANKLEQEQRSHIPLPPPPPGRGIPISPFRRQEGSDSSHSTNLVDAKRRKVTMNTTLEKAFQNNARHDLDSRIARMFYTGGLPFNFARNPHYRSSYAFAATHSIPGYLPPGYNALRTTLLQKERAHVERLLKPIKDSWLENGVSIVSDGWSDPQRRPLINVMAVSDGGPVFIKAIDGSGEFKDKHYIAGVLKDAIKEIGHEKVVQVITDNANVMKAAGALIEGEYPKIFWTPCVVHTLNLALKNICAAKNTEKNEVTYEECSWITRVADDASFIRVFIMNHSMRLAMFNEFCPLKLLQVADTRFASVVVTLKRLKLIKRCLQAMAISDQWASYREDDVGKAQKVKDMILSDLWWDNIDYILEFTAPIYDMLRIADTDKPCLHLVYEMWDSMIEKVKAVIYRHEGLEDDQYSSFWVVVYDILIDRWTKNSTPLHCLAHSLNPKYYSIEWISENPKRIPPHRDHEISMERSKCLERYFEDENDLTVVKYEFAKFSGGRFPSPSALTDRWTLLPLVWWQYHGSAFPTIQTLALKLLGQPCSSSCAERNWSTYKFIHSLKRNKMAHACAEDLVYVHSNLRLLSRRNEEYIHTATKMWDIAGDSWNESDMHGGAGILENAALTLDELELEAIVIGNVNTSATTSESEVRSETIDLEDDDICV